Proteins from a single region of Budorcas taxicolor isolate Tak-1 chromosome 7, Takin1.1, whole genome shotgun sequence:
- the UPF1 gene encoding regulator of nonsense transcripts 1 isoform X1, which translates to MSVEAYGPSSQTLTFLDTEEAELLGADTQGSEFEFTDFTLPSQTQTPPGGPGGGGAGAPVGAGPGAAAGQLDAQVGGPEGILQNGAVDDSVAKTSQLLAELNFEEDEEDTYYTKDLPVHACSYCGIHDPACVVYCNTSKKWFCNGRGNTSGSHIVNHLVRAKCKEVTLHKDGPLGETVLECYNCGCRNVFLLGFIPAKADSVVVLLCRQPCASQSSLKDINWDSSQWQPLIQDRCFLSWLVKIPSEQEQLRARQITAQQINKLEELWKENPSATLEDLEKPGVDEEPQHVLLRYEDAYQYQNIFGPLVKLEADYDKKLKESQTQDNITVRWDLGLNKKRIAYFTLPKTDSGNEDLVIIWLRDMRLMQGDEICLRYKGDLAPLWKGIGHVIKVPDNYGDEIAIELRSSVGAPVEVTHNFQVDFVWKSTSFDRMQSALKTFAVDETSVSGYIYHKLLGHEVEDVIIKCQLPKRFTAQGLPDLNHSQVYAVKTVLQRPLSLIQGPPGTGKTVTSATIVYHLARQGNGPVLVCAPSNIAVDQLTEKIHQTGLKVVRLCAKSREAIDSPVSFLALHNQIRNMDSMPELQKLQQLKDETGELSSADEKRYRALKRTAERELLMNADVICCTCVGAGDPRLAKMQFRSILIDESTQATEPECMVPVVLGAKQLILVGDHCQLGPVVMCKKAAKAGLSQSLFERLVVLGIRPIRLQVQYRMHPALSAFPSNIFYEGSLQNGVTAADRVKKGFDFQWPQPDKPMFFYVTQGQEEIASSGTSYLNRTEAANVEKITTKLLKAGAKPDQIGIITPYEGQRSYLVQYMQFSGSLHTKLYQEVEIASVDAFQGREKDFIILSCVRANEHQGIGFLNDPRRLNVALTRARYGVIIVGNPKALSKQPLWNHLLNYYKEQKVLVEGPLNNLRESLMQFSKPRKLVNTINPGARFMTTAMYDAREAIIPGSVYDRSSQGRPSNMYFQTHDQIGMISAGPSHVAAMNIPIPFNLVMPPMPPPGYFGQANGPAAGRGTPKGKTGRGGRQKNRFGLPGPSQTNLPNSQASQDVASQPFSQGALTQGYISMSQPSQMSQPGLSQPELSQDSYLGDEFKSQIDVALSQDSTYQGERAYQHGGVTGLSQY; encoded by the exons GTTGGTGGCCCTGAGGGCATCCTGCAGAACGGGGCCGTGGACGACAGTGTGGCCAAGACCAGCCAGTTGTTGGCCGAGTTGAACtttgaagaagatgaagaagataCCTATTACACAAAGGATCTCCCTGTACATGCCTGCAG TTACTGTGGAATACATGATCCTGCTTGCGTGGTTTACTGTAACACCAGCAAGAAGTGGTTCTGTAATGGACGTGGAAATACTTCTGGCAG ccacattgtaaatcaccttGTGAGGGCAAAATGCAAAGAGGTGACCCTGCACAAGGATGGGCCCCTAGGGGAGACGGTTCTGGAGTGTTACAACTGCGGCTGCCGCAATGTCTTCCTCCTCGGCTTCATCCCTGCCAAGGCTGACTCGGTTGTGGTGCTGCTGTGCAG GCAGCCCTGTGCCAGTCAGAGCAGCCTCAAGGACATCAACTGGGACAGCTCCCAGTGGCAGCCCCTGATCCAGGACCGGTGCTTCCTGTCCTGGCTGGTCAAGATCCCTTCTGAGCAGGAGCAGCTGCGGGCGCGGCAGATCACTGCCCAGCAGATCAACAAGCTGGAGGAGCTCTGGAAG GAGAACCCTTCTGCCACCTTGGAGGACCTGGAGAAGCCCGGAGTGGATGAGGAGCCGCAGCACGTCCTCCTGCGCTACGAGGACGCCTACCAGTACCAGAACATATTCGGGCCTCTGGTCAAGCTGGAGGCTGACTACGACAAGAAGCTGAAAGAGTCGCAG ACTCAAGATAACATCACGGTCAGGTGGGACCTGGGCCTTAACAAGAAGAGAATCGCCTACTTCACTTTGCCCAAGACTGACTCTGGTAATGAGGATTTAGTCATAATTTGGTTAAGAG ACATGCGGCTCATGCAAGGGGATGAGATATGCCTGCGGTACAAAGGGGACCTGGCGCCCCTCTGGAAAGGGATCGGCCACGTCATCAAGGTCCCTGATA ATTATGGTGATGAGATTGCTATTGAGCTTCGGAGCAGTGTGGGTGCCCCTGTGGAGGTGACTCATAACTTCCAGGTGGATTTCGTGTGGAAGTCAACCTCATTTGACAG AATGCAGAGTGCACTGAAAACCTTTGCCGTGGACGAGACCTCCGTGTCGGGCTATATCTACCATAAACTGCTTGGCCACGAGGTGGAGGATGTGATCATCAAGTGCCAGCTGCCCAAGCGCTTCACGGCACAGGGGCTCCCCGACCTCAACCACTCTCAG GTTTACGCCGTGAAGACTGTGCTGCAGAGACCGCTGAGTCTGATCCAGGGCCCACCGGGCACAGGGAAGACCGTGACCTCAGCCACCATCGTCTACCACCTGGCTCGGCAAGGCAACGG GCCCGTGCTGGTCTGTGCTCCAAGCAACATAGCCGTGGATCAGCTGACTGAGAAGATCCACCAGACCGGGCTGAAAGTCGTGCGGCTCTGCGCCAAGAGCCGCGAGGCCATAGACTCCCCGGTGTCCTTCTTGGCCCTGCACAACCAGATCAGGAACATGGACAG CATGCCAGAGCTCCAGAAGCTGCAGCAGCTGAAGGATGAGACCGGGGAGCTGTCGTCGGCGGACGAGAAGCGTTACAGAGCCCTGAAGCGCACTGCCGAGAGGGAGCTGCTCATG AACGCAGATGTCATCTGCTGCACGTGTGTGGGCGCAGGAGACCCGAGGCTCGCCAAGATGCAGTTCCGCTCCATTTTAATCGACGAAAGCACGCAGGCCACCGAGCCAGAGTGCATGGTGCCCGTGGTCCTTGGAGCCAAGCAG CTGATCCTCGTGGGTGACCACTGTCAGCTGGGCCCTGTGGTGATGTGCAAGAAGGCGGCCAAGGCCGGGCTGTCGCAGTCGCTCTTTGAGCGCCTGGTGGTGCTGGGCATCCGCCCCATCCGCCTCCAGGTCCAGTACCGGATGCACCCCGCGCTCAGCGCCTTCCCATCCAACATCTTCTACGAGGGCTCTCTCCAGAATGGCGTTACTGCAG CGGATCGTGTAAAGAAGGGGTTTGACTTTCAGTGGCCCCAACCGGATAAACCAATGTTCTTCTATGTGACCCAGGGCCAAGAGGAGATTGCCAGCTCAGGCACCTCCTACCTGAACAG GACGGAGGCTGCCAACGTGGAGAAGATCACCACGAAGCTGCTGAAGGCGGGTGCCAAGCCGGACCAGATCGGCATCATCACGCCCTACGAGGGCCAGCGCTCCTACCTGGTGCAATACATGCAGTTCAGCGGCTCCCTGCACACCAAGCTCTACCAG GAGGTGGAGATTGCCAGTGTGGACGCGTTCCAGGGCCGCGAGAAGGACTTCATCATCCTCTCCTGTGTGCGGGCCAATGAGCACCAAGGCATTGGATTTTTGAATGACCCCAGGCGCCTCAACGTGGCCTTGACCAGAGCACG ATATGGGGTCATTATCGTGGGCAACCCGAAGGCCCTGTCCAAGCAGCCGTTGTGGAACCACCTGCTGAACTACTACAAGGAGCAGAAGGTGCTGGTGGAGGGACCCCTGAACAACCTGCGGGAGAGCCTCATGCAGTTCAGCAAGCCCAGGAAGCTGGTCAACACCATCAACCCG GGAGCCCGCTTCATGACAACAGCCATGTATGATGCCCGGGAGGCCATCATCCCAGGGTCGGTCTACGACCGGAGCAGCCAGG GCCGGCCCTCGAACATGTACTTCCAGACCCACGACCAGATCGGCATGATCAGTGCCGGCCCCAGCCACGTGGCTGCCATGAACATCCCCATTCCCTTCAACCTGGTCATGCCGCCCATGCCACCACCGGGGTATTTTGGACAAGCTAACGGGCCAGCCGCAG GCCGAGGCACCCCAAAAGGCAAGACTGGTCGTGGGGGGCGCCAGAAGAACCGCTTTGGGCTTCCTGGGCCCAGTCAGACGAACCTCCCCAACAGCCAGGCCAGCCAGGATGTGGCGTCCCAGCCCTTCTCCCAGGGCGCCCTGACCCAAGGCTACATCTCCATGAGCCAGCCCTCCCAGATGAGCCAGCCCGGCCTCTCCCAGCCTGAGCTGTCCCAG GACAGTTACCTTGGGGATGAGTTTAAGTCACAGATCGACGTGGCGCTGTCGCAAGACTCCACATACCAGGGCGAGCGGGCGTACCAGCACGGTGGAGTGACGGGGCTGTCCCAGTACTAG
- the UPF1 gene encoding regulator of nonsense transcripts 1 isoform X2 encodes MSVEAYGPSSQTLTFLDTEEAELLGADTQGSEFEFTDFTLPSQTQTPPGGPGGGGAGAPVGAGPGAAAGQLDAQVGGPEGILQNGAVDDSVAKTSQLLAELNFEEDEEDTYYTKDLPVHACSYCGIHDPACVVYCNTSKKWFCNGRGNTSGSHIVNHLVRAKCKEVTLHKDGPLGETVLECYNCGCRNVFLLGFIPAKADSVVVLLCRQPCASQSSLKDINWDSSQWQPLIQDRCFLSWLVKIPSEQEQLRARQITAQQINKLEELWKENPSATLEDLEKPGVDEEPQHVLLRYEDAYQYQNIFGPLVKLEADYDKKLKESQTQDNITVRWDLGLNKKRIAYFTLPKTDSDMRLMQGDEICLRYKGDLAPLWKGIGHVIKVPDNYGDEIAIELRSSVGAPVEVTHNFQVDFVWKSTSFDRMQSALKTFAVDETSVSGYIYHKLLGHEVEDVIIKCQLPKRFTAQGLPDLNHSQVYAVKTVLQRPLSLIQGPPGTGKTVTSATIVYHLARQGNGPVLVCAPSNIAVDQLTEKIHQTGLKVVRLCAKSREAIDSPVSFLALHNQIRNMDSMPELQKLQQLKDETGELSSADEKRYRALKRTAERELLMNADVICCTCVGAGDPRLAKMQFRSILIDESTQATEPECMVPVVLGAKQLILVGDHCQLGPVVMCKKAAKAGLSQSLFERLVVLGIRPIRLQVQYRMHPALSAFPSNIFYEGSLQNGVTAADRVKKGFDFQWPQPDKPMFFYVTQGQEEIASSGTSYLNRTEAANVEKITTKLLKAGAKPDQIGIITPYEGQRSYLVQYMQFSGSLHTKLYQEVEIASVDAFQGREKDFIILSCVRANEHQGIGFLNDPRRLNVALTRARYGVIIVGNPKALSKQPLWNHLLNYYKEQKVLVEGPLNNLRESLMQFSKPRKLVNTINPGARFMTTAMYDAREAIIPGSVYDRSSQGRPSNMYFQTHDQIGMISAGPSHVAAMNIPIPFNLVMPPMPPPGYFGQANGPAAGRGTPKGKTGRGGRQKNRFGLPGPSQTNLPNSQASQDVASQPFSQGALTQGYISMSQPSQMSQPGLSQPELSQDSYLGDEFKSQIDVALSQDSTYQGERAYQHGGVTGLSQY; translated from the exons GTTGGTGGCCCTGAGGGCATCCTGCAGAACGGGGCCGTGGACGACAGTGTGGCCAAGACCAGCCAGTTGTTGGCCGAGTTGAACtttgaagaagatgaagaagataCCTATTACACAAAGGATCTCCCTGTACATGCCTGCAG TTACTGTGGAATACATGATCCTGCTTGCGTGGTTTACTGTAACACCAGCAAGAAGTGGTTCTGTAATGGACGTGGAAATACTTCTGGCAG ccacattgtaaatcaccttGTGAGGGCAAAATGCAAAGAGGTGACCCTGCACAAGGATGGGCCCCTAGGGGAGACGGTTCTGGAGTGTTACAACTGCGGCTGCCGCAATGTCTTCCTCCTCGGCTTCATCCCTGCCAAGGCTGACTCGGTTGTGGTGCTGCTGTGCAG GCAGCCCTGTGCCAGTCAGAGCAGCCTCAAGGACATCAACTGGGACAGCTCCCAGTGGCAGCCCCTGATCCAGGACCGGTGCTTCCTGTCCTGGCTGGTCAAGATCCCTTCTGAGCAGGAGCAGCTGCGGGCGCGGCAGATCACTGCCCAGCAGATCAACAAGCTGGAGGAGCTCTGGAAG GAGAACCCTTCTGCCACCTTGGAGGACCTGGAGAAGCCCGGAGTGGATGAGGAGCCGCAGCACGTCCTCCTGCGCTACGAGGACGCCTACCAGTACCAGAACATATTCGGGCCTCTGGTCAAGCTGGAGGCTGACTACGACAAGAAGCTGAAAGAGTCGCAG ACTCAAGATAACATCACGGTCAGGTGGGACCTGGGCCTTAACAAGAAGAGAATCGCCTACTTCACTTTGCCCAAGACTGACTCTG ACATGCGGCTCATGCAAGGGGATGAGATATGCCTGCGGTACAAAGGGGACCTGGCGCCCCTCTGGAAAGGGATCGGCCACGTCATCAAGGTCCCTGATA ATTATGGTGATGAGATTGCTATTGAGCTTCGGAGCAGTGTGGGTGCCCCTGTGGAGGTGACTCATAACTTCCAGGTGGATTTCGTGTGGAAGTCAACCTCATTTGACAG AATGCAGAGTGCACTGAAAACCTTTGCCGTGGACGAGACCTCCGTGTCGGGCTATATCTACCATAAACTGCTTGGCCACGAGGTGGAGGATGTGATCATCAAGTGCCAGCTGCCCAAGCGCTTCACGGCACAGGGGCTCCCCGACCTCAACCACTCTCAG GTTTACGCCGTGAAGACTGTGCTGCAGAGACCGCTGAGTCTGATCCAGGGCCCACCGGGCACAGGGAAGACCGTGACCTCAGCCACCATCGTCTACCACCTGGCTCGGCAAGGCAACGG GCCCGTGCTGGTCTGTGCTCCAAGCAACATAGCCGTGGATCAGCTGACTGAGAAGATCCACCAGACCGGGCTGAAAGTCGTGCGGCTCTGCGCCAAGAGCCGCGAGGCCATAGACTCCCCGGTGTCCTTCTTGGCCCTGCACAACCAGATCAGGAACATGGACAG CATGCCAGAGCTCCAGAAGCTGCAGCAGCTGAAGGATGAGACCGGGGAGCTGTCGTCGGCGGACGAGAAGCGTTACAGAGCCCTGAAGCGCACTGCCGAGAGGGAGCTGCTCATG AACGCAGATGTCATCTGCTGCACGTGTGTGGGCGCAGGAGACCCGAGGCTCGCCAAGATGCAGTTCCGCTCCATTTTAATCGACGAAAGCACGCAGGCCACCGAGCCAGAGTGCATGGTGCCCGTGGTCCTTGGAGCCAAGCAG CTGATCCTCGTGGGTGACCACTGTCAGCTGGGCCCTGTGGTGATGTGCAAGAAGGCGGCCAAGGCCGGGCTGTCGCAGTCGCTCTTTGAGCGCCTGGTGGTGCTGGGCATCCGCCCCATCCGCCTCCAGGTCCAGTACCGGATGCACCCCGCGCTCAGCGCCTTCCCATCCAACATCTTCTACGAGGGCTCTCTCCAGAATGGCGTTACTGCAG CGGATCGTGTAAAGAAGGGGTTTGACTTTCAGTGGCCCCAACCGGATAAACCAATGTTCTTCTATGTGACCCAGGGCCAAGAGGAGATTGCCAGCTCAGGCACCTCCTACCTGAACAG GACGGAGGCTGCCAACGTGGAGAAGATCACCACGAAGCTGCTGAAGGCGGGTGCCAAGCCGGACCAGATCGGCATCATCACGCCCTACGAGGGCCAGCGCTCCTACCTGGTGCAATACATGCAGTTCAGCGGCTCCCTGCACACCAAGCTCTACCAG GAGGTGGAGATTGCCAGTGTGGACGCGTTCCAGGGCCGCGAGAAGGACTTCATCATCCTCTCCTGTGTGCGGGCCAATGAGCACCAAGGCATTGGATTTTTGAATGACCCCAGGCGCCTCAACGTGGCCTTGACCAGAGCACG ATATGGGGTCATTATCGTGGGCAACCCGAAGGCCCTGTCCAAGCAGCCGTTGTGGAACCACCTGCTGAACTACTACAAGGAGCAGAAGGTGCTGGTGGAGGGACCCCTGAACAACCTGCGGGAGAGCCTCATGCAGTTCAGCAAGCCCAGGAAGCTGGTCAACACCATCAACCCG GGAGCCCGCTTCATGACAACAGCCATGTATGATGCCCGGGAGGCCATCATCCCAGGGTCGGTCTACGACCGGAGCAGCCAGG GCCGGCCCTCGAACATGTACTTCCAGACCCACGACCAGATCGGCATGATCAGTGCCGGCCCCAGCCACGTGGCTGCCATGAACATCCCCATTCCCTTCAACCTGGTCATGCCGCCCATGCCACCACCGGGGTATTTTGGACAAGCTAACGGGCCAGCCGCAG GCCGAGGCACCCCAAAAGGCAAGACTGGTCGTGGGGGGCGCCAGAAGAACCGCTTTGGGCTTCCTGGGCCCAGTCAGACGAACCTCCCCAACAGCCAGGCCAGCCAGGATGTGGCGTCCCAGCCCTTCTCCCAGGGCGCCCTGACCCAAGGCTACATCTCCATGAGCCAGCCCTCCCAGATGAGCCAGCCCGGCCTCTCCCAGCCTGAGCTGTCCCAG GACAGTTACCTTGGGGATGAGTTTAAGTCACAGATCGACGTGGCGCTGTCGCAAGACTCCACATACCAGGGCGAGCGGGCGTACCAGCACGGTGGAGTGACGGGGCTGTCCCAGTACTAG
- the GDF1 gene encoding embryonic growth/differentiation factor 1, producing MPPLCRRPGRQVLLLLLALLLPSSPPACAPAPPGPAAALLQALGLPDVPRGAPKSRPVPPVMWRLFRRRDHQEARADPRRMPPRATLRPCHVEELGVAGNIVRHVLDSGAAARSPEPASAAGQCPEWTVVFDLSAVEPAERPSQARLEVRFAAAEATAGTTGGWELSVAPAGAGLGRVGLRQVVPTLGQPVRAELLGSIWARNASAPRSLRLTLALRHRTLAACARLAEASLLLVTLDQRLCHSVARPRREAEPLVGGGSGDSCRARRLYVSFREVGWHRWVIAPRGFLANYCQGKCALPAVLSEAGGAPALNHAVLRTLMHAAAPGAAGLPCCVPARLSPISVLFFDNSDNVVLRRYEDMAVDECGCR from the exons ATGCCACCTCTGTGCCGCCGTCCGGGCCGCCAAGTCCTTCTCCTCCTACTGGCCCTGCTATTGCCCTCATCACCCCCGGCCTGCGCTCCCGCGCCCCCGGGCCCAGCCGCCGCCCTGCTCCAGGCTCTCGGATTGCCCGACGTGCCCCGGGGCGCCCCCAAATCCCGGCCCGTACCCCCTGTCATGTGGCGCCTGTTCCGCCGCCGGGACCACCAGGAGGCCAGGGCGGACCCGCGGAGGATGCCCCCGAGGGCGACCTTGCGGCCGTGCCACGTGGAGGAGCTGGGGGTCGCCGGAAACATCGTGCGCCACGTCCTGGACAGCG GAGCGGCCGCCCGCTCCCCGGAACCCGCCTCAGCCGCAGGGCAGTGCCCTGAGTGGACCGTCGTCTTCGACCTGTCGGCCGTGGAACCAGCCGAGCGCCCGAGCCAGGCCCGCCTGGAGGTGCGCTTCGCGGCTGCGGAGGCGACAGCGGGGACGACTGGCGGCTGGGAACTGAGTGTGGCGCCGGCGGGAGCAGGCCTCGGGCGGGTGGGGCTCCGTCAGGTGGTGCCCACCCTGGGACAGCCGGTGCGTGCTGAGCTGCTGGGCTCCATCTGGGCCCGCAACGCCTCGGCGCCCCGCAGCCTCCGCCTGACGCTGGCGCTGCGTCACCGGACCCTCGCGGCCTGCGCGCGCCTGGCCGAGGCCTCGCTGCTGCTGGTGACCCTCGACCAGCGCCTGTGCCACTCCGTGGCCCGGCCTCGGCGTGAGGCCGAGCCGCTAGTGGGTGGTGGCTCCGGGGACTCGTGTCGCGCACGGCGGCTCTACGTGAGCTTCCGAGAGGTGGGCTGGCACCGCTGGGTCATCGCGCCTCGCGGCTTCCTGGCCAACTACTGCCAGGGCAAGTGCGCTCTGCCCGCGGTGCTGTCTGAAGCTGGCGGGGCTCCCGCGCTGAACCACGCGGTGCTGCGCACGCTCATGCACGCGGCCGCCCCCGGCGCCGCCGGCCTGCCCTGCTGCGTGCCCGCGCGCCTGTCGCCCATCTCCGTGCTCTTCTTCGATAACAGCGACAACGTGGTGCTGCGGCGCTACGAAGACATGGCGGTGGACGAGTGCGGCTGTCGCTGA